The following is a genomic window from Meiothermus sp. QL-1.
TGCTTGGAGGGTGTGTCAAACTTGAGACGTGCGGGAGGTCTTTATCAAGACACCGGGGGGGTTTCGCTGGCCCTTTTCCAAGGGGCTTTTGGTGGAGTCGATGATGATGGCTGGCCTCAAGATGGAGCCGGCCCTTTCCATTGCCCACACCATTGAGGAGGAGTTGAAAGCCCGCAAGAAGGCCGAGGTTACCGCCAGGACGCTCAAAAGGATGCTGGTGGAAAAGGTGAGGAGTGCCTTTGGCTCCGACCTGGCCGAGCGCCTCAAGGGCCAGACCCAGGCCTTTGAGGACATCGTGGTGCGGGAGGGTTACCGCCGCCGCCCCTTTTCCAAAGGGGTGCTGGCGCGCAGCCTCGAGGACGCCGGGTTTTCCCTGCGCGAGGCCCAGACCCTGGCCCGGGCGGTGGAGACCCGCCTGCGCCGCAAGGGGGTGCGCTCCATAGATGCATCCGAGCTGGAACAGTGGATAGCCGCGGAGATAGAGGAGCACTTCGGCCCGGCGGCCCGGGTCCGCTACGCGGGCAGGCAGGCGTTGGCGGGGGAGATTTTCGTAGAGGAGGCCGAGGGCGAGCCCCGGGTGCCCTTTTCCAAGGGGGTGCTGGCCCAGTCGGTGATGGCGGTGGGGCTCTCCCCCGATGCGGCCTACCGGCTGGCTAGGGATGTGGAACGGCGCCTGCGGGAGGAGGGTTCTACTGTAGTCAAGCGGGACTACCTGCGCCAGGCGGTGATGGAGGAGCTTCTGGAGGTGGCAGGCGAGGAGGTGGCCCGCCGCTACCACCTGCTGCGCAGCGTCCGACGGGCGGTGAAGCCGGTGCACCTCCTTATCGGAGGGGTGGCCGGGGTGGGTAAGAGCGTGCTGGCCTCGGCCCTGGCCTACCGCCTGGGCATCACCCGCCTTATCTCCACCGACGCCGTGCGGGAAATTCTACGGGC
Proteins encoded in this region:
- a CDS encoding ATP cone domain-containing protein, producing the protein MREVFIKTPGGFRWPFSKGLLVESMMMAGLKMEPALSIAHTIEEELKARKKAEVTARTLKRMLVEKVRSAFGSDLAERLKGQTQAFEDIVVREGYRRRPFSKGVLARSLEDAGFSLREAQTLARAVETRLRRKGVRSIDASELEQWIAAEIEEHFGPAARVRYAGRQALAGEIFVEEAEGEPRVPFSKGVLAQSVMAVGLSPDAAYRLARDVERRLREEGSTVVKRDYLRQAVMEELLEVAGEEVARRYHLLRSVRRAVKPVHLLIGGVAGVGKSVLASALAYRLGITRLISTDAVREILRATIPKDLLPTLHTSSFESWQVLATPRPSEPSAALVMQGFRDQVSRVAVGLRAIQERSARERTSLVVEGVHVVPGYMGHRYQSEVIQIPLMLVLEDEDLHRDRFALRERETGGSRSSGAYARYFKEIRLIQDHLVELAREAGIPLIPADNLDRAIDKGLEVIVERLQEAYLNTSPSAAK